The DNA sequence aagtttaaatggagtctctaggtgaaattatgccggagaagtagacgtctgaaaatcttcaattaatgttcttttttgctcattttctttcggccgtcccattcatttcaatgcaaaattttgggcagttttttgtgacttacgtcgcgaaaaattcgtattccgtagagaaaagtaatagcacaccgatcccgatcaaaccgcacgttttgatatataatttgtttattgttgttaatttataattttgactagtagcgggacgaaattgcgtccgcaagaggaataagaagaaatccacagtataacagtagtgctcggtgcgattgccccgaggccctaattatacTTAATATCTGGATGTTAATGTGGTtcgtcacattggactgctattattttgaacactaccgtatacatcagccaaaacagtatttttttcattttttaaatttttttttaaatacattactccactgttaaatacactggcaccgtgtttgtagcaaaaatatattgtaatatatatatacaagccatcatttttgcatttacttttctcactgttaaatgtaccaaaCACCATAtctttaacagaaatatactgtaatatttaatggtaaaatctttaattcatgcagcatttatagtattttcctgtcaattatatggcagaattGCGTTTCtgctgatggaaaaactttattttttacagtaaaatatggaataaaatggcaatctcaaatgggaaatcaacaatgttaatataattttactgtaatattacaatagttgcaccgtatttattacagtaaagttctggcaagttcagctgccagttttttaccttaaaaacaacagtgtgtCGGCCACTGTCAGAGGTGCAAATCAGAGTGACGGTAGACTTACTCCTTACCGTCAGGCTCAAACATGATGCCCCAGCTGTCGGcaaaaaatgaaccaaaaatcAGAACATTCATAAATTACGCTTTGAATTGTGTTCTCTGCTCTACAGCATCATAAATTTGATACCGATTTTGGACCAAACATGGCATTTGAGGATGTTGGGCTCTGGTCATTTGAATTATAATGTGTTACCTGTAGCTTCTGCTCATGGTTAGTTCTAGTCAGGCAGCTtcgctaaataaaggggacacgccggacaaaagcaccacattttttccacatgctctctttcACTAtgggtttcaatttttggtaggagccacttcatcaagattgtggatcggagatggcagccatataaagtctatgagaaccaatatatcttccaagccagtaagaaggtcaatcttgaTGTCAAAATATTCATTTTCTGGATGAAAAatatcatttaaagctattgagcatatcactagatgattatttgatcaaatagatatgttcgtTTTTACCCAGACTAtcaggtcttcaagtgctgcagcagggaatcctgagttgaaaatgtttggaatataTGTTGACGGGAGAGTGCGGATTAGCTGCAGtgtacactgctcaaacaaatcaagggaaagctttcatctcatgtcagatcttatatattcatttttcctaacagaaaatgtatattttgacaccaagatatattggttctcatagactttatatggctgccatctctgatccacaatctcgatgaagtggctcctaccaaaaatttaaacctatggtgatagagagcatgtggaaaaaaattggtgcttttgtccggcgtgtccccattcctcttaaatctggtcctaagccgccccGACTATTATGTACCCGACAGGTACAAAGGCCAGTGTCTGGCCAGTGTCTGGATACCATACACTTTAGGAGTCAATAAACAAATCTTTAGAGGTTTGTgccattgacaaaaaaaacaaacaaactacacAGTTGTAATGCCCATCCAAGTATTGGGACTTTTCCAACTGCAAATAACCTAAATtggccgcgtttcccagattcgctcgttcttaaggacttaagaaggctcttaagaagggttcggctaagaaggagcgctaagataggggtgtttcccagatgcgttcttaactgccttcttaagatcccgccaaagaagcttcttaagaagctcttagtgggagctgtccaccgccgtggtgctgaaatataaatcaatcgatgccaggcaaatcgatcacccaccactctatcagcgcttaagtcaccccacacacctgtccaataaggctacgtgtgtgtgtgtgtgtgtgtgtgtgtgtgtgtgtgtgtgtgtgtgtgtgtgtgtgtgtgatcacagctaacaggtgtatccgagtagtaatcaagccattaaTGCATATATACCCCACTGGCGGACCTCGTCCCGCGTGGTGGGCATCCTGATGTGTCTCCGGGCATGGCGCAGGAGGATCGGTGTCACGGCTGCCACACTCCGTGAAACCGGTGCCTTGCTGAGGCCGGTGCCGTCCCCCACCACCCTCCAGGAAGTGGGGAGAAGTGCTGACGCACATAAGCGTTTATATAAACCGTCTGGCTTCGCGCACGGCGACGCTGTTGGTTCGCAGCGAGAATATGCTGTATTGCAGCCATGGTGTCTCACACGCGTGGACTTCGGCAACGCCTTTATATAGACTTGCAGGTGGAGACCCTCTTGATGAGGTTCCAGCTGAGTTCAATTACACCTGTCAGTTTCCCTCATATCTGTGAAATACCACagggttgttgatgtttttatagctaCTGTAAACTCATATGCAGATGCcgaatgtgtgtgaaaacatAAAGAGTGAtagtaatgatgatttattttatttatgtagctacaggaacacatgggcaattctttatttttatatcgttatttttcttcttatgctattatttttcttgcgtCAGTGTTCTGCAGCTATGAGCGCACATTCATCATTATGCAGGGTTTTAGTATTCCTTTGTGTCCGATATAACTTTCCCTGATGCGGCTGCACTGAGCGTTTGGTCGCTAAGAAGGCCGTTAAGAGTGGGTCAGGGCGATCTTACACTTCCTTCTTAGTGAAAGATCTTCTTAAGCTAAGAACGACTCTGGGAAACACTTCCTTCTTTCACAGCGCTCTTAAGAGCGTCCCTAAGACGCTCTTAGCGCTTAAGAGCTTCTTAAGCGCTaagagcgaatctgggaaacgaGGCCATTGTCTTTACTCTTACTGGAACCCTGGACATCTGCTCATTGACATCTGTTTGATATGATGCCTACAAATCTGGGTCCGTCCAATAGTCTGAAAATATACACTCCAGACTATTGAGCCAATGGGATGATACATGCATTGCATGGAGACCACAGATAATCATAAGATGTAGAAGGAACAGTAAATTATGTTTTGGGCGTCATCATGATGAAAAGATTGTGATTTTGTGCTTTTCAAGTCAAATTTTGGagttagatttttttgtgtgtgtgtatcaaacAGTGTTTCTTGCAAAGGAAAATTTAAGGAAATGTTGACATTTCTGTAATTAAACTGAGGACAATACTGGTGTGTAATGTGCTTTAAACATTAGGAACATccacattttattgattttaaagcaGTTGTTATGGTGTCATAAGAGTTTAAAGATGAGATTCATTACTTGATTTTCCCTTTAGTgcttataatatttttatatcctCTGTTGATGCAACTTCATAAAATTCTGTTTTGCAAATCAAATATGGTGTAGCAGTTCAGTCCAATGACAAAATTTTGGTTTAACGAATCAAGAGAATTCTAATTCCTTCCACTTTTGAGACATGGACCTTTTCACTCCCTTGGAATAATTATATAATGCAAATAGCACAATTTTCCAGACCATGTAATTTTTGATGTACACAGTGCTAGTAAATCAGTGCAAACAGAATTCTTACTGagctctctcttttcttctagGCCATGGAACCAAAGGGGTGTTTGAGCTGCTGGCAGGCTGGAGGAGAACAAGGGAAAACCTCCCCTTCAAGGAGCGTGTGGCAGACGCTTTTGCCGATGTGATGGTGTGCTACACCATGACCAGCTCACTCTACATCATCACCTTTGGCATGGGAGCCAGCCCTTTTACCAACATCGAGTCGGTGAAAATTTTCTGCCAGAGCATGTGTGTTGCCATCCTGGTCAACTACTTCTACGTTTTCTCTTTCTATGGCTCCTGTCTAGTGTTTGCTGGGCAGCTGGAGCAGAACCGCTACCACAGTGTTTTCTGTTGTAAAATCCCCTCAGTGGAGTACCTTGACCGCCAGCCCACATGGTTTAAAACCATGATGAGTGACGGCCATGACTTGTCCACACACCACGACAGTGTCCCCTACCAGAATCACTTCATCCAGCACTTCCTCCGTGAGCACTACACAGAATGGATTACCAACACCTATGTCAAACCCTTCGTAGTCATTCTATATCTCATCTACGCCTCTTTCTCATTCATGGGATGTTTACAAATCAGTGATGGATCAAATATCGTGAACCTGCTGGCTAGTAACTCCCCGAGTGTTTCGTATGCACTGACCCAGCAGAAATACTTCAGCAACTACAGTCCAGTGATTGGGTTTTATATTTATGAACCCATTGAGTACTGGAACTCCACAGTACAAGAGCACCTGAAGACTCTGAGTCATGGTTTCAACAAGATCTCTTGGATGGACAACTTTTTCCACTACCTGCGAGTGGTGAATGTGAGTGCATCAACCAAGAGCGACTTCATCACCATCCTCAAGGGCTCCTTCCTGCGCAGTCCAGAGTACCAGCACTTCACTGAGGACATCATATTCTCCAAGAACCGGGAGACTGATGAATACGACATTATCGCCTCGCGGATGTACTTGGTGGCACGGACGACAGAGAAGAAGCGAGAAGAGGTGGTGGAGCTTCTAGAAAAGCTTCGTCCGTTGATGTTGATTAACAGCATCAAGTTCATTGCCTTCAATCCTACGTTCGTGTTTATGGACCGCTACAGCTCCTCTGTCATTTCGCCCATCCTGACCTCAGGCTTCAGCGTACTCACAATCCTCATCCTCACTTTCTTCCTAGTCATCAACCCCTTGGGGAACTTCTGGCTCATCCTCACGGTAACATCCGTGGAGCTGGGCGTTTTGGGTTTGATGACCCTCTGGAACGTTGGCATGGACAGCATCTCAATCCTGTGCCTTATTTATACCCTCAACTTCGCCATGGATCACTGTGCACCACACCTGTACACTTTTGTGCTAGCCACTGAGCACACCAGGACGCAGTGCATCAAGTTGGCACTGGAGGAGCACGGGGCGGCCATTCTGCAGAACACATCCTGCTTTGTGATCGGGATCATGCCCCTGGTGTTTGTGCCTTCCAATCTGACCTACACACTGTTCAAGTGCTCCCTCCTCACCGCGGGCTGCACCGTGCTGCACTGCTTTGTCATCCTGCCCGTCTTCCTGACCTTCTTCCCGCCgtccaaaaagagacacaagaaaAAGAAACGGGCCAAGCGTAAagagcgggagagagagagggagcgggagagggagagggaaagagaaaggGAGGAAATAGAGTGCATCGAAGTCAGGGAGAATCCTGATCATGTGACAAATGTCTGAATAGTTTGTAATTTTAGAAATGAGTATTAATGGTTATCCGTCAGTTATTGGTGGATTAGAGGTATTCTCCAATGATGAGGCGCCTCTTGAGGTGCAGGGGAGTCTGAGATGTCCCCTGAGGAGTGGGAACCGGTCACTCCCAACCAATAGCAGCTAAGCTGGCCAGAGTAGAGCGCAGCCCCACTGGTCAGTCATCCAGTCCTTCAGTCTGGACAGTGTATCTCATTTGCACAAACTGCAACATGCTCACGGTTCCAAACCTCTTTCCCAACTATTTGGTAAATACAAACAAGTTAGTTCCCAGAACGTATGCTTGCAAGTAAATCTGTAATTAAATTCTAAACTTAGTCCATTTAAATAATAGCAATTCTATGTTCATCTCCTGCAGCCCTTATCTGAAAAGACGTGAATGGGGAACATAGCAGTCTGTTAAGCCAAGGACACTCAGACAAGACGGTGAAAATGGTTAGTGTGATCATGGTAAAGTGTAAAAATTAAACTGTGCAGAAGATGACTGTGTACGCACCTTACTCCTCCCAACTTGATAACAGCAAAAGAACGAATACCAAATTTTGTGGAAAGAGAAACTGTGGAAAGCACACCGCATGCTTTTCTGTGACATTAAAAATAGCTGAACAGCTGAACTGGGCAGATGGCATACACTGTGTCCATAATGAAGAATTATCTTGCACATTGCATCGTGTGAATAGAAATGTTGAGGTTTAAATTAGCAGGAGACAAATATTCTGCTTT is a window from the Centropristis striata isolate RG_2023a ecotype Rhode Island chromosome 18, C.striata_1.0, whole genome shotgun sequence genome containing:
- the ptchd4 gene encoding patched domain-containing protein 1, giving the protein MCFIGGDGASASWILWRMLRQVIHRGLKASFYWLGLFVSRHPVFFLTVPAVLTIIFGSTVLSRFKPETDLEVLVAPTHSLAKIERSLANSLFPIDQSKHKLYSDLHTPGRYGRLILLAKSGGNILELADQVLQVHKQVLDLRVNYKGFNYTFAHLCVLSHRDKRCLLDDIITIFEDIRQAVLSNSTFHKVAVSYPNTTLKDGRVSFIGHQLGGVSFSPNSRDQQVKFARAVQITYYLRNHGPVVQDAIAERWENEFCALVSRLSTGEMPHTPDQLHIQSLTSFSLWRDFHQTGVLAKGEVLVSLVLVLLAATISSSMRDCLRGKPFLGLLGVLTICIANVTAAGIFFISDGKFNSTLLGIPFFAMGHGTKGVFELLAGWRRTRENLPFKERVADAFADVMVCYTMTSSLYIITFGMGASPFTNIESVKIFCQSMCVAILVNYFYVFSFYGSCLVFAGQLEQNRYHSVFCCKIPSVEYLDRQPTWFKTMMSDGHDLSTHHDSVPYQNHFIQHFLREHYTEWITNTYVKPFVVILYLIYASFSFMGCLQISDGSNIVNLLASNSPSVSYALTQQKYFSNYSPVIGFYIYEPIEYWNSTVQEHLKTLSHGFNKISWMDNFFHYLRVVNVSASTKSDFITILKGSFLRSPEYQHFTEDIIFSKNRETDEYDIIASRMYLVARTTEKKREEVVELLEKLRPLMLINSIKFIAFNPTFVFMDRYSSSVISPILTSGFSVLTILILTFFLVINPLGNFWLILTVTSVELGVLGLMTLWNVGMDSISILCLIYTLNFAMDHCAPHLYTFVLATEHTRTQCIKLALEEHGAAILQNTSCFVIGIMPLVFVPSNLTYTLFKCSLLTAGCTVLHCFVILPVFLTFFPPSKKRHKKKKRAKRKEREREREREREREREREEIECIEVRENPDHVTNV